A portion of the Cryptomeria japonica chromosome 5, Sugi_1.0, whole genome shotgun sequence genome contains these proteins:
- the LOC131075160 gene encoding L-type lectin-domain containing receptor kinase IX.1 — MANHSAGTFFLIFPLLVTLSCYMACAGNISFAFPPQTDINVALDAYFEGDKIQLTRNEIGSDLKWSTGWATYNKPVPLWDNSSGSLANFTTHFQFVIRNSSLKSADGLTFFIAPFDSKPPTDACGKWLGLFNNTTDGKVSNQVVAVEFDTFKNSFDPDDNHVGIDVNSAASVANVSLSSEGEFPNNTLQNWKSWDAWVDYNGRTKQLQVFLLYNPSANLYNISKPKNPILSYPIDLRDYIPENVKVGLSASTGREIETHTVSAWNFSSTYSWEISSALPRNSIHSRAPNRREKAIWVFLFGCFLSIWCLFLIVGWWYLKKRETRRDNEVRETRRDNEVQDVDRELDEQFSQGPRKFSYAQLSAATHNFSDAEMLGEGGFGGVYRGVLPTTNETVAIKKISQRSRQGKKEYVSEVTIIGRLRHRNLVRLLGWCHEQGELLLVYEFLPNGSLDNHIFNENKSCLSWDRRYNIACGLASALIYLHEESDQRVVHRDVKASNVLLDSNFNPKLGDFGLARLVESDRVSSHTTVIAGTCGYLAPECMETGKASPESDVYSFGAVALEIACGRRPIDVSLKEHNCRLVAWVWDLRGQGKLLEATDKKLEGDFDSEEMERLLLVGLLCSHPDPKARPKMTEVLKIMKFESLLPYVPLCLPVAVYSDSLTSNCRSSSSEMPSPSNCLPSHCSSSAVTREQNPSLVLSVPEPYCSLQSHKFTV; from the coding sequence ATGGCAAACCACTCTGCTGGGACTTTCTTTCTTATCTTCCCCTTGTTAGTCACTCTATCCTGTTACATGGCATGCGCAGGAAACATTAGCTTTGCTTTCCCTCCCCAAACAGATATCAACGTAGCTCTTGATGCATACTTTGAAGGGGACAAAATACAACTCACCAGAAACGAAATCGGTAGTGATTTGAAATGGAGCACAGGCTGGGCTACTTACAACAAACCAGTTCCTCTATGGGACAACTCTTCTGGCTCTCTCGCAAATTTTACAACCCATTTTCAGTTCGTTATCAGAAACTCCAGCCTCAAATCAGCAGACGGACTCACTTTCTTCATTGCGCCTTTCGACTCTAAACCACCCACAGATGCTTGCGGTAAATGGCTGGGCCTCTTTAACAACACAACAGATGGCAAAGTTTCAAATCAAGTAGTGGCCGTCGAGTTCGACACGTTCAAGAACAGCTTTGATCCGGATGATAATCATGTGGGAATAGACGTCAATTCAGCTGCTTCAGTGGCGAACGTTTCGCTCAGCTCTGAAGGTGAATTCCCGAACAATACCCTCCAAAATTGGAAATCTTGGGACGCATGGGTAGATTACAATGGGCGTACAAAGCAGTTACAGGTATTTCTTTTATATAACCCTTCTGCTAATCTGTACAATATATCTAAACCCAAAAACCCCATTTTGAGTTATCCCATAGATCTGCGTGACTATATTCCCGAAAATGTCAAGGTTGGTCTCTCCGCATCCACCGGAAGAGAAATAGAAACCCACACAGTCTCAGCTTGGAATTTTTCTTCTACATATTCATGGGAAATCTCCTCTGCTCTTCCTCGGAACAGTATTCATTCAAGAGCTCCAAATAGGAGAGAGAAAGCCATCTGGGTATTCCTCTTCGGCTGTTTCCTTAGCATCTGGTGTTTATTCCTTATTGTGGGGTGGTGGTATTTAAAAAAGAGGGAAACGAGGAGGGATAATGAAGTTAGGGAAACGAGGAGGGATAATGAAGTTCAGGATGTGGACAGAGAGTTAGACGAACAGTTTTCTCAAGGCCCCCGCAAGTTCTCTTATGCTCAACTCAGCGCAGCTACCCATAACTTCAGCGATGCTGAAATGTTGGGAGAAGGTGGCTTCGGAGGTGTTTACAGAGGCGTCTTGCCCACAACCAACGAGACCGTGGCTATAAAGAAAATATCCCAAAGATCGAGGCAGGGTAAAAAGGAGTATGTTTCTGAGGTTACCATAATAGGTAGGCTAAGACACCGTAATCTTGTGCGGCTCTTGGGATGGTGCCATGAACAAGGTGAGTTGCTTCTTGTTTACGAGTTTCTCCCAAATGGAAGTCTAGATAATCACATTTTCAATGAAAACAAGAGCTGTTTGAGTTGGGATCGAAGGTACAACATTGCTTGTGGATTAGCTTCTGCTCTTATTTATCTTCATGAGGAGTCAGATCAGCGCGTTGTGCACAGAGATGTGAAGGCCAGCAATGTGTTGCTCGATTCAAATTTCAATCCAAAGCTTGGGGATTTCGGTCTGGCAAGACTAGTTGAATCTGATCGCGTGTCCTCCCATACGACTGTGATTGCAGGGACATGTGGGTATTTAGCACCAGAGTGCATGGAAACCGGAAAGGCGAGTCCAGAGTCAGACGTGTATAGCTTTGGAGCTGTGGCTTTGGAAATTGCCTGCGGAAGGCGACCCATTGATGTTAGCCTAAAAGAACACAATTGCAGACTGGTGGCCTGGGTTTGGGATTTGCGTGGGCAGGGGAAGCTTTTGGAGGCCACAGATAAAAAGCTTGAGGGGGATTTCGATAGTGAAGAAATGGAGCGGCTGCTGCTGGTGGGATTGCTATGTTCGCATCCAGACCCAAAAGCGAGACCGAAGATGACAGAGGTGTTAAAGATCATGAAATTTGAGTCTTTATTACCATATGTTCCCCTGTGTTTGCCTGTAGCTGTGTATAGCGACTCTCTTACCTCTAATTGTAGGTCATCGTCGTCTGAGATGCCTTCCCCATCCAACTGTCTCCCTTCGCATTGTTCCTCTTCCGCAGTTACTAGAGAGCAAAATCCAAGTCTTGTGTTATCTGTTCCAGAACCCTACTGTTCACTTCAAAGTCATAAATTTACTGTCTAG